From the Methanoculleus caldifontis genome, the window CACCGCCGACCCCGGCTGGATCACCGGCCACAGCTACGGCGTCTACGGGCCGCTCCTGAACGGGGCCACCTGCCTCATCGCCGAAGCGACCCCCGACTACCCGGACCCGGGCACCTGGTGGAACCTGATCGAGGAGTATGGTGTCACCATCTTCTACACCGCTCCGACCGCCATCCGGATGTTCATGCGGGTAGGCGAGGAGTGGCCGAACCGCTGCAACCTCTCGTCGCTGCGCGTGCTCGGCTCCGTCGGCGAGCCGCTCAACCCGGAGGCGTTCGAGTGGTACTACCGCACTATCGGCAAGGACCGGTGCCCCATCGTGGACACCTGGTGGCAGACCGAGACCGGGATGCACATGCTGACCACGATGATCGGTGAACCCATGCGCCCCGGATTCGTGGGCAAGCCGATCCCCGGCGTCGTCGCGGATGTCGTCGATATGGAGGGCAACTCATGCCCGCCGGGGACCGGCGGCCTCCTGGTCGTCAAGGAGCCCTGGCCCTCGATGATGCGGACGGTCTGGAACGACGACGAGCGGTACCGCAAGTACTGGAACACCATTCCCGGTTGCTACACGGCCGCCGACCTCGCGGTGAAGGATAAAGACGGCTACATCATGGTCATCGGGCGGTCGGACGACCTGATCGTCGTCGCCGGGCACAACATCGGGACCGCAGAGGTCGAGAGCGCGCTCGTCTCCCACGAAGCCGTCGCGGAGGCCGCCGTCATCGGGAAACCCGACGCCATGAAGGGGAACGTCATCAAAGCCTTCGTCATCCTCAAGGACGGCCGCCAGCCTGGAGACAAGCTGAAGAACGACCTCGTCTACCACGTCCGGATGACGCTCGGCCCCATCGCCATACCCTCCGAGATCGAGTTCGTCCAGTCGCTCCCCAAGACCCGGAGCGGCAAGATCATGAGGCGCGTCTTAAAAGCGCAGGAACTGGGTATGGACCCCGGAGACATCTCCACCCTGGAGGAATAACCAACCAACCCTTTATATACTCTTTTATATATCTTATAAATATGAATGAGCACAGTCCAGAGGAGTCCCTCAAGATAGAAAATATCGTTGCTTCGGCGAAAGTGACGGATTCTCTTGATCTCCCCTCTCTTGCCTCGCAGCTGAAGGATGCGGAATACAATAAAAAACGGTTTCCCGGAGTCGTTCTCCGGATGCAGGACCCAAAGATCGCCGCGCTCGTCTTCGGCTCCGGCAAGGTCGTCCTGACGGGTGCTAAAAGCATCGACAGTCTCTCGCGTGGCCTCCAGATCCTCGGCGACCAGCTCCGGGCGCTCGGTATCGACATTCCCGAGAACCTGACTTACAAGATCCAGAATATCGTCACGTCCGCGGATCTCGGCACGCCGATCAACTTAAACAAGATCGCCGTGGGCTTCAACCTGGACCGCATCGAGTACGAGCCCGAACAGTTCCCCGGGCTGGTCTACCGGCTCGACGACCCGAAGGTGGTCGTCCTCCTCTTTGGTTCCGGCAAACTGATCATCACCGGCGGCAAGGTGCCCGAAGACGCGAGGCGTGCGGTTCAGCGGATCCTCTCCGAGCTCTCCAGTCTCGGCCTCATCTGAAC encodes:
- a CDS encoding TATA-box-binding protein — encoded protein: MNEHSPEESLKIENIVASAKVTDSLDLPSLASQLKDAEYNKKRFPGVVLRMQDPKIAALVFGSGKVVLTGAKSIDSLSRGLQILGDQLRALGIDIPENLTYKIQNIVTSADLGTPINLNKIAVGFNLDRIEYEPEQFPGLVYRLDDPKVVVLLFGSGKLIITGGKVPEDARRAVQRILSELSSLGLI
- the acs gene encoding acetate--CoA ligase, which translates into the protein MADNFNVRLDEVKYYTPDACCKEQSWIGDYNRTYQAFLADPDGFWDGIARELDWFQPWDRVKEWNYPYARWFLNGKLNITHNCLDRHAHSQRRNKVALMWRGEDEGDEQIYTYRQLHQAVCRFANGLKRLGVGKGDRVCIYMPVVPEQVIAMLACARIGAIHSVVFGGFGVNALNQRIRGIEAKVVITADVTYRRGKAIPLKNIVEEAVVSAPSVERIVILRRDTDKPVELHPEMEVDYYDLTEGVDRECPAEPMDAEDPLFILYTSGTTGSPKGIVHTCGGYTVGTYYTTKYVFDVKDSDVYWCTADPGWITGHSYGVYGPLLNGATCLIAEATPDYPDPGTWWNLIEEYGVTIFYTAPTAIRMFMRVGEEWPNRCNLSSLRVLGSVGEPLNPEAFEWYYRTIGKDRCPIVDTWWQTETGMHMLTTMIGEPMRPGFVGKPIPGVVADVVDMEGNSCPPGTGGLLVVKEPWPSMMRTVWNDDERYRKYWNTIPGCYTAADLAVKDKDGYIMVIGRSDDLIVVAGHNIGTAEVESALVSHEAVAEAAVIGKPDAMKGNVIKAFVILKDGRQPGDKLKNDLVYHVRMTLGPIAIPSEIEFVQSLPKTRSGKIMRRVLKAQELGMDPGDISTLEE